The Drosophila teissieri strain GT53w chromosome X, Prin_Dtei_1.1, whole genome shotgun sequence genome has a segment encoding these proteins:
- the LOC122623751 gene encoding uncharacterized protein LOC122623751, protein MTSILDMKAGPPDYWAEISNFFLPLKYLITNDRFDSMVRDIDLFYLINGVFWIFVALSCGYYAFQRLFQFFLKSSSMKHFQRRLFARVIWNIAFYAASCLFLHFYNEFMILPQLMKNQGRYSLFYSSDNLIFYRSHQAEKFQFYSIFIITFYLHGAWLDFKDADFLEVGSKGLYLLSLVAIDVYRYENYFVGLNLTVGLYSILTEVLALLVLPSTNSHRIIYQVFLGLRIMVWAYVFVNLLPFKYFIPTLFAKNFKLPLNVAIWLWYGLSIWNSPVLQYFYHQIYHTAPSDCSGEGSAAKCILVKDTSEFRHYKTLKKAYLEVKLAHIRTTSNSLPSETSSASAKTFQAIKCVMMLKRKLKRIREGRGHEPEDDNDDQAVDT, encoded by the exons ATGACCTCCATTCTGGACATGAAGGCCGGTCCGCCCGACTACTGGGCGGAGATCAGCAACTTCTTTCTGCCGCTGAAATACCTGATCACCAACGACCGCTTCGATTCGATGGTGCGGGACATAGACCTCTTTTACCTGATAAATGGTGTCTTTTGGATATTTGTGGCGTTGTCCTGCGGCTACTACGCCTTCCAGCGGCTCTTCCAG TTCTTCCTGAAGTCGTCGAGCATGAAGCACTTTCAGCGGAGGCTGTTCGCCCGCGTGATCTGGAACATCGCCTTCTATGCGGCCAGCTGCCTGTTCCTGCACTTCTACAACGAGTTCATGATCCTGCCCCAGCTGATGAAGAATCAGGGACGCTACTCGCTCTTCTACTCCTCGGATAACCTGATCTTCTATCGATCCCACCAGGCGGAGAAGTTTCAGTTCTACTCGATCTTCATCATCACGTTCTACCTGCATGGGGCGTGGTTGGACTTCAAGGACGCTGACTTCCTGGAGGTGGGCTCCAAGGGACTCTACCTGCTGTCCCTCGTCGCCATCGATGTTTACAG gTACGAAAACTACTTTGTGGGCCTGAATCTGACGGTGGGCCTGTACAGCATACTCACCGAAGTGCTGGCCCTGCTGGTCCTGCCCAGCACAAATTCACACCGGATCATCTACCAGGTTTTCCTTGGCTTGCGCATCATGGTGTGGGCGTATGTGTTTGTCAACCTGCTGCCCTTCAAGTACTTCATACCCACGCTCTTCGCCAAGAACTTCAAGCTGCCCCTGAATGTGGCCATTTGGTTGTGGTACGGCCTCTCCATCTGGAACTCACCGGTGCTGCAGTACTTCTACCATCAGATATATCACACAGCGCCGTCGGATTGCTCGGGCGAGGGTTCGGCGGCTAAGTGCATCCTGGTCAAGGACACCAGTGAGTTCCGGCACTACAAGACACTGAAGAAGGCCTATTTGGAGGTGAAGCTGGCGCACATAAGAACCACGTCCAATTCGCTGCCCTCAGAAACCAGTTCTGCCTCGGCCAAAACCTTTCAGGCCATTAAAT GCGTTATGATGCTGAAGCGCAAATTGAAGCGGATTCGCGAGGGACGCGGTCATGAGCCGGAGGATGACAACGATGACCAGGCCGTTGATACCTAA
- the LOC122623753 gene encoding uncharacterized protein LOC122623753, protein MADTRSSLKILFQGETSLISCESSSTYEEVISQAMSRFAIPETQRKALILTNGKDYVFEAHLLEYFLLLFPSPEITFHLKFDWSKMRRSLGQTESLKRKRLVDSEQTEGQKEEDQEKEDSVLEYKPVPVYRMNCFLGSLPTAGAMPVHRQNCFLREQSQQQLDEISIPRLQEEDDQQKEPPMKRLRVDVCAKPRRTASTSVGPSPVPVMRSIRI, encoded by the exons ATGGCCGATACCAGGAGCAGTTTAAAGATCCTTTTCCAGGGCGAGACCAGCCTCATCTCCTGCGAATCCTCAAGCACCTACGAAGAGGTCATCTCCCAAG CAATGTCCCGCTTCGCCATTCCGGAGACCCAAAGGAAAGCCCTAATCCTGACCAACGGCAAGGACTACGTGTTCGAGGCGCATTTGCTGGAGTACTTCCTACTTCTGTTTCCCAGCCCGGAGATCACCTTTCACCTGAAGTTTGACTGGTCAAAGATGCGCCGCAGTCTCGGACAGACCGAGTCCCTTAAGCGAAAGCGTCTAGTGGACTCAGAGCAAACTGAGGgccagaaggaggaggatcaAGAAAAGGAGGATTCAGTGTTGGAGTACAAGCCGGTGCCCGTCTACCGGATGAATTGCTTCCTGGGATCGCTGCCCACTGCCGGCGCCATGCCTGTGCATCGTCAGAATTGCTTTCTCAGGGAACAGtctcagcagcagctggatgAGATCTCCATACCTCGGCTGCAGGAGGAAGATGACCAGCAGAAGGAGCCACCCATGAAGCGTCTGCGCGTGGACGTCTGTGCCAAGCCCAGACGCACTGCGTCCACGTCAGTAGGTCCGTCCCCCGTTCCTGTCATGCGCTCGATTCGCATCTAG
- the LOC122623754 gene encoding pyridoxine/pyridoxamine 5'-phosphate oxidase yields MTSSLAKIEDFASDPVEFFKEILQEAAKGHPDGFMQEMNLATVDEEFGVLNRTVLYRGLTQDNCVFYITHRYVRNFKNLQTNPKACITFYMPDVKDKAGNQNTWQVRLIGATAVELPQSETDALWAKENLAAQIRGHICPCGEPINYDDLKAKHDQFLEDHRGKSIEKPASYTAWKFQPQRWDFLKVGLDQIADRVQYRLQKDGKWESMHVST; encoded by the exons ATGACCTCCTCGTTGGCCAAAATCGAGGACTTTGCCTCCGACCCCGTGGAGTTTTTTAAGGAGATCCTGCAGGAAGCTGCCAAGGGACATCCCGATGGATTCATGCAGGAAATGAACCTGGCCACCGTGGACGAGGAATTCGGGGTCCTCAACCGCACCGTCCTGTACCGAGGACTCACCCAGGATAACTGTGTGTTCTACATCACCCATCGGTATGTCCGCAACTTCAAGAATCTTCAGACAAATCCCAAGGCCTGCATCACCTTCTATATGCCGGATGTTAAGGATAAAGCCGGAAATCAGAATACCTGGCAGGTGAGATTGATTGGAGCCACCGCTGTGGAACTGCCCCAAAGCGAAACGGATGCCTTGTGGGCCAAGGAGAATTTGGCTGCCCAGATAAGGGGTCACATCTGTCCCTGTGGAGAACCGATTAACTACGATGATCTCAAGGCGAAGCACGATCAGTTCCTTGAGGATCACAGAGGAAAATCTATCGAGAAACCAGCAAGCTA TACCGCTTGGAAATTCCAACCGCAGCGTTGGGACTTCCTGAAAGTGGGTCTTGACCAAATCGCGGATCGGGTGCAGTACCGCCTTCAAAAGGATGGCAAATGGGAATCCATGCACGTGTCCACCTAA
- the LOC122623365 gene encoding NADH-ubiquinone oxidoreductase 75 kDa subunit, mitochondrial, whose amino-acid sequence MIRAPLVKALGALGSPTHQMASRAVRTSAMVAQTPAKAPEKIEVFVDDIPVQVVPGTTVLQAAAQIGVEIPRFCYHERLAVAGNCRMCLVEVEKSPKPVAACAMPVMKGWRIKTNSDLTRKAREGVMEFLLMNHPLDCPICDQGGECDLQDQAMAFGSDRSRFTDINYTGKRAVEDKDIGPLVKTIMTRCIHCTRCVRFASEIAGVDDLGTTGRGNDMQIGTYVEKLFLTELSGNVIDLCPVGALTNKPYSFVARPWEIRKVSSIDVLDAVGSNIVVSTRTNEVLRILPRENEDVNEEWLADKSRFACDGLKRQRLVAPMVRMPNGELQAVEWEGALIAVAKAVKAAGGQIAGISGQLADLEAQVALKDLLNRLGSEVVATEQGFVAGGTDNRANYLLNSTIAGLEEADAVLLVGTNPRYEAPLVNTRLRKAYVHNELQIASIGPKIDLSYDHENLGADAALVKDVCSGAHAFSKVLEGAKKPAIIIGADLLERADGAAIHATVAEYCKKLKKPNWNPFNVLQTNAAQVGALDVGYKAGAQTAVKAQPKVLFLLNADAGKVTREQLPKDCFVVYIGSHGDNGASIADAVLPGAAYTEKQAIYVNTEGRPQQTLPGVSPPGMAREDWKILRALSEVVGKPLPYDNLDELRNRLEDVAPHLTRLGHLEPAGDAGAAGAISKSIGGGPIDLKLKELRDYFMTDAISRASPTMAKCISAVNKQQRENEAKQSVAI is encoded by the exons ATGATACGGGCACCGCTAGTCAAGGCGCTGGGCGCTCTGGGCTCGCCCACACATCAGATGGCCAGCCGGGCGGTGCGAACCAGCGCCATGGTGGCCCAGACACCGGCGAAGGCGCCCGAGAAGATCGAGGTCTTTGTGGATGACATTCCCGTGCAGGTGGTACCCGGCACCACTGTCCTCCAG GCTGCTGCCCAGATCGGCGTGGAGATACCCAGATTCTGCTACCACGAACGTCTTGCGGTGGCCGGCAACTGCAGGATGTGCTTGGTCGAGGTGGAGAAGAGTCCCAAGCCAGTGGCCGCCTGCGCCATGCCCGTGATGAAGGGCTGGCGCATCAAGACCAACTCGGATCTGACCCGCAAGGCGCGCGAGGGCGTCATGGAGTTCCTGCTGATGAACCATCCGCTGGATTGTCCCATCTGCGATCAGGGTGGCGAGTGTGATCTGCAGGATCAGGCCATGGCCTTTGGTTCCGATCGATCCCGCTTCACGGACATTAACTACACGGGCAAGCG AGCTGTCGAGGACAAGGACATCGGACCGCTAGTGAAGACTATCATGACGCGCTGCATCCACTGCACCCGCTGCGTGCGTTTCGCCTCCGAGATTGCCGGCGTCGATGACCTGGGCACCACTGGCCGTGGCAACGACATGCAGATCGGCACCTACGTGGAGAAGCTCTTCCTTACCGAACTGTCCGGCAATGTGATCGACCTGTGCCCCGTGGGAGCGCTGACCAACAAGCCCTACAGTTTTGTGGCCCGTCCCTGGGAGATCAGGAAGGTGAGCAGCATCGATGTGCTGGATGCCGTCGGCAGCAACATTGTGGTCAGCACTCGCACAAACGAGGTGCTGCGCATCCTGCCCCGTGAGAACGAGGACGTCAACGAGGAATGGCTTGCGGACAAATCGCGCTTCGCTTGCGACGGTCTGAAGCGCCAGCGCTTGGTGGCTCCCATGGTGCGCATGCCCAACGGCGAACTGCAGGCCGTGGAGTGGGAGGGCGCCCTCATCGCCGTGGCCAAGGCCGTCAAGGCAGCCGGTGGACAGATTGCCGGCATTTCCGGCCAGCTGGCCGACCTGGAGGCTCAGGTGGCCCTTAAGGATCTGCTGAACCGTCTGGGCAGCGAAGTGGTCGCCACTGAACAGGGCTTTGTTGCCGGAGGCACCGACAACCGTGCTAATTACCTCTTGAACAGTACCATCGCCGGCTTGGAGGAGGCCGATGCCGTTCTCCTGGTGGGCACCAATCCCCGTTACGAGGCTCCTTTGGTCAACACCCGTCTGCGCAAGGCCTATGTCCACAACGAACTGCAGATTGCCTCGATTGGACCCAAGATCGACCTGTCCTACGACCACGAGAACCTTGGCGCCGATGCCGCTTTGGTCAAGGACGTGTGCTCCGGAGCTCATGCGTTCTCCAAGGTTCTGGAGGGTGCCAAGAAGCCGGCCATCATCATTGGAGCCGATCTGTTGGAGCGTGCCGATGGTGCCGCCATTCACGCCACCGTTGCCGAGTACTGCAAGAAGCTGAAGAAGCCG AACTGGAACCCCTTCAATGTGCTGCAGACCAACGCCGCCCAGGTGGGCGCTCTCGATGTGGGCTACAAGGCCGGTGCACAGACCGCTGTGAAGGCCCAGCCCAAGGTGCTGTTCCTGTTGAACGCCGACGCCGGCAAGGTGACCCGTGAGCAGCTGCCCAAGGACTGCTTTGTGGTCTATATTGGATCGCACGGTGACAACGGCGCCTCCATTGCCGATGCCGTGCTGCCAGGTGCCGCTTACACAGAGAAGCAGGCCATTTACGTGAACACGGAGGGCAGACCGCAGCAGACGCTGCCTGGTGTTTCGCCACCGGGCATGGCCCGCGAGGACTGGAAGATCCTGCGCGCTCTGTCCGAGGTGGTGGGCAAGCCGCTGCCGTACGACAACTTGGATGAGCTGCGTAACCGTCTGGAGGATGTGGCGCCACATCTAACGCGCCTGGGACACTTGGAGCCAGCCGGCGATGCCGGAGCAGCGGGCGCTATC AGCAAATCCATCGGCGGTGGCCCCATCGATCTTAAGCTGAAGGAGCTGCGCGACTACTTCATGACCGACGCCATTTCGCGCGCCTCGCCCACCATGGCCAAGTGCATATCGGCGGTCAACAAGCAGCAGCGGGAGAACGAGGCCAAGCAGAGTGTGGCTATCTAG
- the LOC122623750 gene encoding uncharacterized protein LOC122623750, which yields MSDIYYCSNSQMKKSRDADKSSAPLSATNNNTNTNTNASAANLAAADKKNNNNNCSNRNKEKSMQTNGKNWKGVVQSNPNPSGGVGTTAQPPKVFHNTRCTRHHKPHHSHGNGSAASAGGGAGAGLAHGPPGLEATQQRERERERDRERERERERDRERDREREREHQLHMHQHNHGLRRKSESVLSTDSDIRFTRRKLGDGQKCGCAVIAGFLIALLVAGIFVYVGYTYFRPEPLPDRVFRGRFMVLNDKWSMELANQNSMRFQHKARDYRERINLTLRRSDLREAYEGSEILALDGSEDNNNIVVHFNMIFDPYAGLVSSGDLLALFHEEMTQPPQQRRHFANMTVDVASLSIKETTGLIEEPVMSSSPLGGHDETTEPVVTTTPAPPRRCSPLELSYCRQVGYNITTYPNLLGHASYEQLAEDVIVFRELVDGECHREAYDFVCRLLQPPCDTHGSDLQPTPGQICREYCESFMAGCGGRLPQRFRQFFDCERFPESTGTQSCHQKPHCVSDMQSNVQSPRLCDGYADCPDLSDERSCAFCSPNALYCGRGRACVPRKARCDGKADCPDGADEKDCLSIAPLAADLLQPEPLVPYLSRFHSAGYAVFSEKGVVGKLCAEGLEGDAKLVVRQTVSESLCKSLGYESVEIFDVQNDTERLNDYVRVLDPHAPEISFIRTHCPRRQVLYVGCGELRCGVQSALFNAKQHLSLPKMSAPGDWPWLVALFREDIHVCDGTLISQDWVLTTEGCFQGQPRATWMAIVGAVRLSAKAPWTQRRRIIGMIKSPVEGSTAALVRLETSVSYSDHVRPICLPDALQRRLLQQPPAQRRSHVPVAERLEGQLVSQQRSRLSQENQQFFLIPSQEQQDSSTENQADEDQDEQEDHFDAESAASHMPKAEALHQELDGYPLPDHAPQVNYYSSSSAVTSSSTAARTATKAPVLAAGKAAQEQIWTNCNTLGWSRQRDHLQRVQLKMGDMAPCENVSIATVNSMCMEATYQKYDCTQEEYSGAPVQCLIPGTNQWALIGVSSWRIACGPTGVERPRMYDKIASNAAWIRETISAI from the exons ATGTCGGACATATACTactgcagcaacagccag ATGAAGAAATCGCGCGACGCGGATAAATCATCCGCCCCGTTGTCGGCGACCAACaacaataccaataccaataccaatgcgAGTGCGGCCAATTTGGCGGCTGCTGAtaagaagaacaacaacaacaactgcagcaatcGCAACAAAGAGAAGAGCATGCAGACGAACGGTAAAAACTGGAAG GGCGTTGTCCAGAGTAATCCCAATCCGAGTGGCGGCGTGGGCACCACGGCTCAGCCGCCGAAGGTCTTCCACAACACCCGATGCACGAGGCACCACAAGCCGCACCACAGTCACGGCAATGGAAGTGCAGCTTCcgccggcggaggagcaggagcaggctTGGCCCATGGCCCACCTGGACTGGAGGCCACACAGCAGCGGGAGCGAGAACGGGAACGAGATCGGGAGCGTGAGCGGGAACGGGAAAGGGACAGGGAGCGGGACAGAGAACGGGAGCGGGAACACCAACTCCATATGCACCAGCACAATCACGGCTTGCGGAGAAAATCCGAGTCCGTGCTGTCCACCGACTCGGACATCCGCTTCACCCGCCGGAAACTGGGCGATGGCCAAAAGTGCGGCTGTGCCGTCATCGCTGGATTCCTCATCGCCCTCCTCGTCGCCGGAATCTTTGTCTACGTGGGAT ATACCTATTTCCGACCGGAGCCGCTGCCAGATCGCGTTTTCCGCGGTCGCTTCATGGTGCTGAACGACAAGTGGAGCATGGAGCTGGCCAACCAGAACTCGATGCGGTTCCAGCACAAGGCGCGCGACTACCGGGAGCGGATCAATCTCACCCTGCGCCGATCCGACCTGCGGGAGGCGTACGAGGGCAGCGAGATTCTGGCACTGGATGG GAGCGAGGATAACAACAACATAGTCGTGCACTTCAACATGATCTTCGATCCGTACGCGGGTCTGGTGAGCAGCGGTGACCTCTTGGCCCTGTTCCACGAGGAGATGAcccagccgccgcagcagcgcCGCCATTTCGCCAACATGACGGTGGACGTGGCCAGTTTGAGCATCAAGGAGACGACTGGCCTGATCGAGGAGCCCGTGATGTCCAGTTCACCGCTGGGCGGACACGATGAGACCACCGAGCCAGTGGTGACGACCACTCCGGCGCCGCCACGCCGCTGCTCACCACTGGAGCTATCCTACTGCCGCCAGGTGGGCTACAACATCACGACCTATCCGAATCTTCTGGGACACGCCAGCTACGAGCAGTTGGCCGAGGATGTGATCGTGTTCCGGGAACTGGTGGACGGTGAATGCCATCGGGAGGCCTACGACTTTGTGTGCCGGCTCCTACAGCCGCCGTGCGACACGCACGGCTCCGATTTGCAGCCCACTCCGGGCCAGATTTGCCGCGAGTACTGTGAGTCCTTCATGGCCGGCTGTGGCGGTCGATTGCCGCAGCGTTTCCGGCAGTTCTTCGACTGCGAACGCTTCCCGGAGTCCACGGGCACCCAGTCGTGCCACCAGAAGCCCCACTGCGTCAGCGACATGCAGTCCAATGTCCAGAGTCCTCGGCTCTGCGATGGCTATGCCGATTGTCCGGACCTCTCCGACGAGCGCAGCTGCGCCTTCTGCTCCCCCAACGCCCTGtactgtgggcgtggcagggcgTGTGTGCCGCGCAAGGCGCGATGTGATGGCAAGGCGGACTGTCCGGACGGCGCCGATGAGAAGGATTGCC TATCTATAGCTCCACTGGCCGCCGATCTGCTGCAGCCGGAGCCGCTGGTTCCGTACCTCTCCCGCTTCCATTCCGCCGGATACGCCGTCTTCTCCGAGAAGGGAGTGGTGGGCAAGCTGTGCGCCGAGGGTCTGGAGGGCGATGCCAAGCTGGTGGTGCGCCAAACGGTCTCCGAGTCGCTTTGCAAGTCCCTGGGATACGA ATCCGTGGAAATATTCGACGTGCAGAACGATACGGAGCGTTTGAACGACTACGTGCGTGTCTTGGATCCCCATGCGCCGGAGATCAGCTTCATACGGACGCACTGCCCCCGGCGGCAAGTGCTGTACGTGGGCTGCGGGGAGCTGCGCTGTGGCGTCCAGTCGGCGCTCTTCAATGCCAAGCAGCACCTCTCGCTGCCGAAGATGTCCGCTCCTGGGGACTGGCCCTGGCTGGTGGCCCTGTTCCGCGAGGATATCCACGTTTGCGACGGCACCCTGATCTCGCAGGACTGGGTCCTCACCACCGAGGGCTGTTTCCAGGGCCAGCCGCGTGCCACTTGGATGGCCATCGTGGGTGCCGTTCGTCTGTCGGCCAAGGCACCGTGGACACAGAGGCGCCGCATCATTGGCATGATCAAGAGCCCGGTTGAAGGTTCGACGGCGGCACTGGTGCGCCTGGAAACGTCTGTCAGTTACTCGGATCACGTGCGACCCATTTGCCTGCCGGACGCCCTGCAGAGGAGGCTGCTCCAGCAGCCACCGGCCCAGAGGAGATCCCATGTTCCGGTGGCCGAGCGATTGGAGGGGCAGCTGGTGAGCCAGCAGCGCAGTCGATTGTCGCAGGAGAACCAGCAGTTCTTCCTGATCCCAtcgcaggagcagcaggacagCTCCACGGAGAACCAGGCCGATGAGGATCAGGACGAGCAGGAGGATCACTTTGACGCCGAATCAGCCGCCTCCCATATGCCCAAAGCGGAGGCTCTGCACCAGGAATTGGATGGCTACCCGCTGCCGGATCACGCGCCGCAGGTGAACTactactcctcctcctccgcagtcacttcctcctccaccgccgcccgcACAGCCACCAAGGCACCCGTTCTGGCAGCTGGAAAGGCTGCTCAGGAGCAGATCTGGACGAACTGCAATACACTCGGCTGGTCCCGGCAGCGGGATCACCTGCAGCGCGTCCAGCTGAAGATGGGCGACATGGCGCCCTGCGAGAATGTGTCCATCGCCACCGTGAACTCCATGTGCATGGAGGCCACCTACCAGAAGTACGACTGCACG CAAGAGGAGTACTCGGGAGCGCCAGTCCAGTGCCTAATTCCCGGAACGAATCAGTGGGCGCTTATTGGGGTCTCCTCCTGGCGGATCGCCTGCGGACCCACGGGCGTGGAGCGGCCCAGGATGTACGACAAGATCGCCTCGAATGCCGCCTGGATCCGCGAGACGATCAGCGCGATATAG